A genomic stretch from Serratia entomophila includes:
- the argD gene encoding bifunctional acetylornithine/succinyldiaminopimelate transaminase: MTEKSAVSRSTFDQVILPVYAPAQFVPVRGKGSRVWDQQGKEYIDFSGGIAVTALGHCHPALVEALKRQGETLWHTSNVFTNEPALRLASKLIAATFADRVFFANSGAEANEAAFKLARHYAITRHSPYKTKIIAFYNAFHGRTLFTVSVGGQAKYSDGFGPKPADIVHVPFNDLAAVKAVMDDHTCAVVMEPIQGEGGITPVNAEFLQGVRELCDRHQALLVFDEVQSGMGRSGKLFAYMHYGVTPDILTTAKALGGGFPISAMLTTEDIASVMQVGTHGTTYGGNPLACAVAEAALDVINTPEVLSGIEQRHGLYVDALRAIGDKYRIFTAIRGMGLLIGAELTPQYHGRARDFLTAAAARGLMILNAGPNVIRFAPSLVVERQDIDAGMALFEQAVQDVIGG, translated from the coding sequence ATGACCGAAAAATCCGCAGTAAGCCGCAGCACTTTTGATCAGGTTATCCTGCCTGTTTATGCACCTGCCCAGTTTGTGCCGGTACGTGGCAAGGGCAGCCGGGTGTGGGACCAGCAGGGCAAAGAGTACATCGATTTTTCCGGCGGCATCGCGGTGACGGCGCTCGGGCACTGCCACCCGGCGCTGGTGGAGGCGCTGAAACGGCAGGGCGAAACCCTGTGGCATACCAGCAACGTTTTCACCAACGAACCGGCGCTGCGCCTGGCGAGCAAATTGATCGCCGCCACCTTCGCCGACCGGGTCTTCTTCGCCAACTCCGGTGCGGAAGCCAACGAAGCGGCCTTCAAGCTGGCGCGCCACTACGCCATCACCCGCCACAGCCCGTATAAGACCAAAATCATCGCTTTCTATAACGCTTTCCATGGCCGCACGCTGTTCACCGTCTCGGTGGGTGGGCAGGCCAAGTATTCCGACGGCTTTGGGCCGAAACCGGCCGATATCGTGCATGTGCCGTTCAACGATCTGGCGGCGGTGAAGGCGGTGATGGACGACCATACCTGCGCGGTGGTGATGGAGCCGATTCAGGGCGAAGGCGGTATCACGCCGGTGAATGCCGAATTCCTGCAAGGGGTGCGCGAGCTGTGCGATCGGCACCAGGCGCTGCTGGTGTTTGACGAGGTGCAGAGCGGCATGGGCCGCAGCGGCAAGCTGTTCGCCTACATGCACTATGGCGTAACGCCGGATATTCTCACCACCGCCAAAGCGCTGGGCGGCGGTTTCCCGATCAGCGCCATGTTGACCACCGAAGACATCGCCTCGGTGATGCAGGTGGGAACCCACGGCACCACCTACGGCGGCAACCCGCTGGCCTGCGCGGTGGCGGAGGCGGCGCTGGACGTGATCAACACCCCGGAGGTGCTGAGCGGCATCGAGCAACGCCATGGTCTGTATGTCGACGCCTTACGGGCGATAGGCGACAAATACCGAATTTTCACCGCCATTCGCGGTATGGGGTTGCTGATCGGCGCAGAGTTGACGCCGCAGTATCACGGCCGGGCGCGGGATTTCCTTACCGCAGCCGCTGCGCGCGGGTTGATGATCCTCAACGCCGGGCCGAACGTGATCCGCTTTGCGCCGTCGCTGGTGGTGGAGCGGCAGGATATCGACGCCGGCATGGCGCTGTTTGAGCAGGCGGTGCAAGACGTAATAGGCGGCTGA
- a CDS encoding LacI family DNA-binding transcriptional regulator has protein sequence MSIEKVAKLAGVSAATVSRVLNGQQIVKPATRDRVLAAIRACDYQPNLLARQLRTSRSRMLLVLVSSITNPFCSLVVRGIEEEAERHGYHILLCNSESNPTRESAYLSLLSGKVVDGVITMDAVSCLPGLTAMIGDFPWVQCGEGDPNFRASSVTIDNHQAALAGVRYLAAQGRQRIALINSDMRYLYSQQREQGYRQALAELGLDYCRVEYVEGLEYAAGALAMSRLLDEQPRPDAVFAISDVIAGGAMSALHQQGVAIPAEVAVMGFDGVPFGAVTTPPLTTVEQPMHQFGVRSVQLLLDKIKNPQQPPSNEVLGWRLVERGSA, from the coding sequence ATGTCGATAGAAAAGGTGGCGAAACTCGCCGGCGTCTCCGCCGCAACCGTCTCGCGGGTGTTGAATGGCCAGCAGATCGTCAAACCGGCCACCCGCGACCGGGTGCTGGCGGCGATCCGCGCATGCGACTATCAGCCCAACCTGCTGGCGCGCCAGCTGCGCACCTCACGCAGCCGCATGCTGCTGGTGCTGGTTTCCAGCATCACCAACCCCTTTTGTTCGCTGGTGGTGCGCGGTATCGAAGAAGAAGCCGAACGCCATGGCTACCACATTCTGCTGTGCAACTCCGAATCCAACCCGACGCGCGAATCCGCCTACCTCAGCCTGCTGAGCGGCAAAGTGGTGGACGGCGTGATCACCATGGACGCCGTCAGCTGCCTGCCCGGCCTGACCGCCATGATTGGCGACTTCCCCTGGGTGCAGTGCGGCGAAGGCGATCCCAATTTCCGCGCGTCGTCGGTCACCATCGACAACCACCAGGCGGCGCTGGCCGGGGTGCGCTATCTGGCGGCGCAGGGCCGGCAACGCATTGCGCTGATCAACAGCGATATGCGTTACCTCTATTCACAGCAGCGGGAACAGGGTTACCGGCAGGCGCTGGCCGAACTGGGGCTGGACTATTGCCGGGTGGAGTACGTCGAGGGGCTGGAGTATGCCGCCGGGGCGCTGGCGATGAGCCGGCTGCTGGACGAGCAACCGCGCCCGGATGCGGTGTTCGCCATCTCCGACGTGATCGCCGGCGGCGCGATGAGCGCCCTGCATCAGCAGGGGGTGGCGATCCCGGCAGAGGTGGCGGTAATGGGCTTCGACGGCGTGCCGTTCGGCGCCGTCACCACTCCGCCGCTGACCACCGTCGAACAGCCGATGCATCAGTTTGGCGTGCGCAGCGTGCAGTTGCTGCTGGATAAAATCAAAAATCCGCAGCAGCCGCCAAGCAATGAAGTGTTGGGCTGGCGGCTGGTAGAACGCGGTTCCGCCTGA
- a CDS encoding OsmC family protein, whose product MQARVKWVEGLTFLGESASGHQVLMDGNAGDKAPSPMEMVLMSVGSCSAIDVVSILQKGRNDVRDCEVKLTSERREEAPRLFTHINLHFIVTGQDLTDKIVERAVNLSAEKYCSVALMLNKAASVTHSFEIRQPA is encoded by the coding sequence ATGCAGGCAAGAGTTAAATGGGTGGAAGGGTTAACGTTTCTGGGTGAATCGGCTTCCGGCCATCAGGTGCTGATGGATGGCAACGCCGGCGATAAGGCGCCGAGCCCGATGGAAATGGTGCTGATGTCGGTGGGCAGCTGCAGCGCTATCGACGTAGTGTCGATCCTGCAAAAAGGCCGCAACGACGTGCGCGATTGCGAGGTCAAACTCACCTCCGAACGCCGCGAAGAAGCGCCGCGCCTGTTCACCCATATCAACCTGCATTTCATCGTTACCGGCCAGGATCTGACCGACAAGATCGTTGAGCGAGCGGTTAACCTCTCCGCCGAGAAGTACTGCTCGGTAGCGCTGATGCTGAACAAGGCCGCCAGCGTGACCCACAGCTTCGAAATTCGCCAGCCGGCCTGA
- a CDS encoding phosphoribulokinase, whose product MSAKHPVIAVTGSSGAGTTTTSVAFRKIFQQLNIRAAELEGDSFHRYTRPEMDAAIRKARDLGRHISYFGPEANDFGLLQQSFIDYGQNGTGRSRKYLHTYDEAVPYNQVPGTFTPWEPLPAPTDVLFYEGLHGGVVTEHNDVAKHVDLLVGVVPIVNLEWIQKLIRDTGERGHSREAVMDSVVRSMEDYINYITPQFSRTHINFQRVPTVDTSNPFAAKAIPSLDESFVVIHFRGLDQIDFPYLLAMLQGSFISHINTLVVPGGKMGLAMELIMAPLVQRLLEGKKIE is encoded by the coding sequence ATGTCTGCCAAACATCCCGTTATCGCGGTAACCGGCTCCAGCGGCGCCGGCACCACCACCACCAGCGTGGCGTTCCGCAAAATATTCCAGCAGCTCAACATCCGCGCAGCGGAGCTGGAAGGCGACAGCTTCCACCGCTACACCCGGCCGGAAATGGACGCGGCGATCCGCAAGGCGCGCGATCTGGGCAGGCATATCAGCTATTTCGGCCCCGAGGCCAACGACTTCGGCCTGCTGCAGCAAAGCTTTATCGATTACGGCCAGAACGGCACCGGCCGCTCGCGCAAATATCTGCACACCTATGACGAGGCGGTGCCCTACAATCAGGTGCCCGGCACCTTCACGCCCTGGGAGCCGCTGCCGGCGCCGACCGACGTGCTGTTCTACGAGGGCCTGCACGGCGGGGTAGTCACCGAACACAACGACGTGGCCAAACACGTCGACCTGCTGGTCGGCGTGGTGCCCATCGTCAACCTGGAGTGGATCCAAAAGCTGATCCGCGATACCGGCGAACGCGGCCATTCGCGCGAGGCGGTGATGGACTCGGTGGTGCGCTCGATGGAGGACTACATCAACTACATCACGCCGCAGTTCTCACGCACGCATATCAACTTCCAGCGCGTGCCGACGGTCGATACCTCCAACCCGTTCGCCGCCAAGGCCATTCCTTCGCTGGATGAAAGCTTCGTGGTGATCCACTTCCGCGGGCTGGATCAGATTGACTTCCCCTACCTGCTGGCGATGCTGCAGGGCTCTTTCATCTCGCATATCAATACGCTGGTGGTGCCGGGCGGCAAAATGGGGCTGGCGATGGAGCTGATTATGGCGCCGCTGGTGCAACGGCTGCTGGAAGGCAAGAAGATCGAATAG
- a CDS encoding PhzF family phenazine biosynthesis protein: MTENYFHVVAFTGEGLRGNPAGVCLLPQPLPAERMQAIANEIGLPETSFVWDDGDMTAIRWFTPEREVDLCGHGTLAAAQVMFSRVNPALQDIRFRAAGGELYVKRDAQDGERLVLDFPSRPPQKVAEPAGLAALLGARPQEVWQANALLVLLENEAQLRALRPAIPALIALAGRAVIVSAPGEEVDFVSRYFTLDGGEDPVTGSAHCTLMPYWTARLGRHRLHARQISARGGELFCEQKGDRTLLGGYAHVFLCGEISL, translated from the coding sequence ATGACGGAAAACTATTTCCACGTCGTCGCCTTTACCGGTGAAGGCCTGCGCGGCAACCCGGCCGGCGTCTGCCTGTTGCCGCAGCCGCTGCCGGCGGAGCGGATGCAGGCGATCGCCAACGAAATCGGCCTGCCGGAAACCAGTTTTGTCTGGGATGACGGCGACATGACGGCGATCCGCTGGTTCACCCCCGAGCGCGAAGTCGACCTGTGCGGGCACGGCACGCTGGCGGCCGCACAGGTGATGTTCAGCCGGGTCAATCCGGCGCTGCAGGATATACGTTTCCGCGCGGCCGGCGGCGAACTGTACGTTAAGCGCGACGCGCAAGATGGCGAGCGCCTGGTGCTTGATTTCCCGTCGCGGCCGCCGCAGAAGGTCGCGGAGCCCGCCGGGCTGGCGGCGCTGCTGGGCGCCAGGCCGCAGGAAGTCTGGCAGGCCAACGCGCTGCTGGTGCTGCTGGAGAATGAGGCGCAGCTGCGGGCGTTGCGCCCGGCGATCCCGGCCTTGATCGCTTTGGCCGGCCGCGCGGTGATAGTCAGCGCGCCGGGCGAGGAAGTAGACTTCGTCTCGCGCTATTTCACCCTGGACGGCGGCGAAGATCCGGTAACCGGTTCCGCGCACTGCACGCTGATGCCCTATTGGACGGCGCGTCTTGGCCGCCACCGGCTGCACGCGCGGCAGATTTCGGCGCGCGGCGGTGAGCTGTTCTGCGAACAGAAGGGCGATCGCACGCTGCTCGGCGGCTACGCCCATGTCTTCTTGTGCGGTGAAATCAGCCTGTAA
- a CDS encoding GNAT family N-acetyltransferase — translation MQLSLAEQGDGQEIARLIHLSTNAWYRRHGMGAIFPAGPDSCGLFVDLYRQLDPGRHWIVRDEQGVLCGSCFFHPRDTHLGLGIMNVHPDYFGRGIAARLMIKADELAGDLPIRLLSSALNLDSYALYHRAGFTPYALYQDMAIPVPAAGFPPLRLTRGRVRAARPDDLAGILQLERELLGIERRRDIGYFLNDASGLWRTAVWELDGGIGGYLASVAHPASRMLGPGCGHSEEIALELIGWMLDRHHRGETPVVLVPARRSALSQVLLQWGGRICELHVAQVKGHAQQPGGVVMPSFLPESG, via the coding sequence ATGCAACTTTCATTAGCGGAACAGGGTGATGGTCAGGAGATTGCGCGGCTGATCCACCTATCGACCAACGCCTGGTATCGGCGTCACGGCATGGGGGCCATTTTCCCCGCCGGGCCGGACAGCTGCGGGCTGTTCGTCGACCTGTATCGCCAGTTGGATCCCGGCCGGCACTGGATAGTGCGCGATGAACAGGGGGTGCTGTGCGGCTCCTGCTTCTTCCACCCGCGGGATACGCACCTCGGGTTGGGCATCATGAATGTGCATCCCGATTACTTCGGCCGCGGCATCGCTGCCCGGCTGATGATCAAGGCCGACGAGCTGGCGGGCGATTTGCCGATACGGCTGCTGTCCAGCGCGCTGAACCTTGACTCCTATGCGCTGTATCACCGCGCCGGTTTCACCCCTTATGCACTGTATCAGGATATGGCGATCCCGGTGCCGGCCGCGGGATTTCCTCCCCTCCGGTTGACGCGCGGCCGGGTGCGCGCCGCCCGGCCGGACGATCTGGCCGGCATCCTGCAATTGGAACGAGAGCTGCTGGGCATCGAACGGCGGCGAGACATCGGCTACTTCCTCAATGACGCCAGCGGATTATGGCGCACTGCGGTGTGGGAGCTGGACGGCGGTATCGGCGGTTATCTGGCCTCGGTGGCGCATCCGGCTTCGCGCATGCTGGGGCCGGGGTGCGGCCACAGCGAAGAGATCGCGCTGGAGCTGATCGGCTGGATGCTGGACCGGCATCACCGCGGCGAGACGCCGGTGGTGCTGGTGCCGGCCCGGCGCTCTGCCCTCAGCCAGGTGCTGTTGCAATGGGGCGGGCGGATTTGCGAATTGCATGTGGCGCAGGTGAAAGGCCATGCGCAGCAACCCGGCGGTGTGGTTATGCCGTCCTTCCTGCCGGAAAGCGGTTAG
- a CDS encoding LysE family translocator yields MELSLFLPMLGFLWVAAITPGPNNMLLTTSGANFGFMRSLWLMIGIMLGMQSILLLVAFGVGSLILVYPSLHLILKILGSLYLLWLAWKVATAAYEKLDTDVAPPKPVRLYQGWLLQFLNPKAWLMALGAVASFSLAGDKYNQSIWAIALGIFVVNIIAGIVWLGLGTMIGRLLRSKKAWVIFNVSMGLLTAACVLLIWH; encoded by the coding sequence ATGGAACTGAGTTTATTTCTCCCGATGTTAGGCTTCCTGTGGGTGGCCGCCATCACTCCCGGCCCCAATAATATGTTACTGACCACCTCCGGCGCCAACTTCGGCTTTATGCGATCGCTGTGGCTGATGATTGGCATCATGCTCGGCATGCAAAGCATCTTGCTGCTGGTGGCGTTTGGCGTCGGCAGCCTGATCCTGGTTTACCCGTCGCTGCACCTGATCCTGAAAATTCTCGGCAGCCTGTACTTGCTGTGGCTGGCGTGGAAGGTCGCCACCGCCGCCTATGAAAAGCTGGATACCGACGTGGCGCCGCCCAAACCGGTGCGTTTGTACCAGGGTTGGCTGTTGCAGTTCCTCAACCCCAAGGCCTGGCTGATGGCGCTGGGGGCGGTGGCGAGCTTCAGCCTGGCGGGGGATAAGTACAATCAATCCATTTGGGCCATCGCGCTGGGCATTTTCGTGGTAAATATTATCGCCGGTATTGTCTGGCTGGGGTTAGGCACGATGATCGGCCGCCTGCTGCGCAGTAAAAAGGCCTGGGTGATTTTTAACGTTTCCATGGGCTTGCTGACCGCGGCCTGCGTGTTGCTGATCTGGCACTGA
- a CDS encoding aminodeoxychorismate synthase component II — MLLLIDNYDSFTYNLYQYFCELGAEVLVKRNDELQLADIERLAPQRLVISPGPCTPNEAGISLDAIRHFAGKLPILGVCLGHQALGQAFGAEVVRAREVMHGKTSAIRHLDRGVFRGLNNPLTVTRYHSLVLKADTLPDCFEVTAWSERDGKRDEIMGIRHRRLALEGVQFHPESILSEQGHQLLDNFLKS, encoded by the coding sequence ATGCTGCTGTTGATCGATAACTACGACTCCTTTACCTATAACCTTTACCAATACTTCTGCGAATTGGGCGCCGAGGTGTTGGTAAAGCGCAACGATGAGCTGCAGCTGGCCGATATCGAACGGCTGGCGCCGCAGCGCTTAGTGATCTCCCCCGGTCCCTGCACCCCGAACGAAGCCGGCATCTCGCTGGACGCCATCCGGCATTTCGCCGGCAAATTACCTATTCTGGGGGTTTGTCTCGGCCATCAGGCGCTGGGCCAGGCGTTTGGCGCCGAGGTGGTGCGCGCCCGCGAGGTGATGCACGGCAAGACCTCGGCGATCCGCCATCTCGATCGCGGAGTGTTTCGCGGGCTGAACAATCCGCTGACCGTCACCCGCTACCATTCGCTGGTGCTGAAGGCCGATACGCTGCCGGACTGCTTCGAGGTGACCGCCTGGAGCGAACGCGACGGCAAGCGCGATGAGATCATGGGCATCCGCCATCGCCGGCTGGCGCTGGAGGGAGTGCAATTCCATCCAGAGAGCATCCTCAGCGAGCAGGGCCATCAGCTGCTGGATAATTTCCTTAAAAGTTAA
- a CDS encoding YheU family protein: MIIPWKELETDTLNGLIESFVLREGTDYGEHERSLAQKVDDVRRQLQTGEVVLVWSELHETVNIMPRGQIRAGQEEI; the protein is encoded by the coding sequence GTGATTATCCCCTGGAAAGAGCTTGAAACCGACACCCTCAACGGCCTGATCGAATCCTTTGTGCTGCGCGAAGGCACCGACTACGGCGAACATGAGCGCTCGCTGGCGCAGAAGGTGGATGACGTGCGCCGCCAGCTGCAAACCGGCGAGGTGGTGCTGGTATGGTCGGAGCTGCATGAGACCGTCAATATCATGCCGCGCGGACAGATCCGCGCCGGGCAGGAAGAAATTTAG
- a CDS encoding YccS/YhfK family putative transporter, translated as MWRRLIYHPEVNYALRQTLVLCLPVLFGLAIGQLQLGLLFSLVPACCNIAGLDTPHKRFFKRLIVGGSLFAFSSLLLQQALLWQVPLPALMLGLALLLGVSGEISPLHARLLPAALIAAIFSLSMAGTLPIWQAPLLYAVGTAWYGLFTWFWFTLWKEQPMRESLNQLYLELADYFEAKYSLLTQHTDPQTALPPLLARQQKVMDLIGLLYQQLNFLPHADNLEQKRLQRAFQVALDLQEHITVSLHQPEEVQKLVEQSQAEAIIRRNAQVIAGRLRVVARDILYHQHSQRFNMAHELAALEKVAAQHADNPVGQFCYYHFSRIARLLRTQHPLYRRDLMASQARLPFWPALTSYLSFKSNALRNAARLGVMLALGSSLGTIFNLPKPYWILLTIMLVSQNGYNATRVRIQHRALGTLAGLVVAAALLQLQLPEAETLGIMLVITLLAYLVSRKNYGLAVIGFTITAVYTLQLLALNGTHFLVPRLVDTLIGCVLVFGGTIWLWPQWQSGLLRKNAHQALENDQHALRLMLEEQEPDPAGLAYARMQVNQAHNALYTSLNQAMQEPGFASDYLADMRLWVTHSQFIVEHLNAMTILAREHYMLTPKLAETYLQTCEIALQSCQQRLEYDGPSGNSGIMQPPDLHPDMPITEMERHLRRILSHLSVMHTISSLAWSQRPHHGIWLKRKLRDR; from the coding sequence ATGTGGCGCCGCCTGATCTACCACCCGGAAGTCAATTACGCACTGCGGCAAACGCTGGTGTTGTGCCTGCCGGTACTGTTTGGTCTGGCGATCGGCCAGCTGCAGCTTGGCCTGCTGTTTTCACTGGTTCCCGCCTGCTGCAACATCGCCGGGCTGGACACGCCTCACAAACGCTTTTTTAAACGGCTGATCGTCGGCGGCTCGCTGTTCGCCTTCAGCAGCCTGCTGCTGCAACAGGCGCTGCTGTGGCAGGTGCCGCTGCCGGCGCTGATGCTCGGCCTGGCGCTGTTGCTCGGCGTCAGTGGCGAAATCAGCCCGCTGCACGCCCGGCTGCTGCCTGCGGCGCTGATCGCCGCTATCTTCTCCCTCAGCATGGCCGGCACCCTGCCTATCTGGCAGGCGCCGTTGCTGTACGCCGTCGGCACCGCCTGGTACGGCCTGTTCACCTGGTTCTGGTTCACACTGTGGAAGGAACAGCCGATGCGCGAATCGCTGAATCAGCTGTACCTGGAATTGGCGGACTACTTTGAGGCCAAGTATTCGCTGCTAACCCAGCACACCGACCCGCAGACCGCGCTGCCGCCGCTGCTGGCGCGCCAACAGAAAGTGATGGATCTGATCGGCCTGCTGTATCAGCAACTCAACTTCCTGCCGCACGCCGACAACCTTGAGCAGAAGCGCCTGCAGCGCGCCTTTCAGGTGGCGCTCGACCTGCAGGAACATATCACCGTCAGCCTGCATCAGCCGGAAGAAGTGCAAAAGCTGGTGGAGCAAAGCCAGGCCGAAGCGATTATCCGCCGCAACGCGCAGGTGATTGCCGGGCGGCTGCGCGTGGTGGCGCGCGACATCCTCTATCACCAGCATTCGCAACGCTTCAATATGGCGCACGAGCTGGCGGCGCTGGAGAAGGTGGCGGCGCAGCATGCCGACAATCCGGTCGGCCAATTCTGCTATTACCACTTCAGCCGCATCGCCCGCCTGCTGCGCACCCAGCATCCGCTGTACCGCCGCGATCTGATGGCCAGCCAGGCCCGCCTGCCTTTCTGGCCGGCGCTGACCAGTTACCTGTCGTTCAAATCCAACGCCCTGCGCAACGCCGCGCGGCTGGGGGTGATGCTGGCGCTCGGCAGCAGCCTGGGCACGATCTTCAACCTGCCCAAGCCTTACTGGATCCTGTTGACCATCATGCTGGTGAGTCAGAACGGCTATAACGCCACCCGGGTGCGCATTCAGCACCGTGCGCTCGGCACCCTGGCCGGGCTGGTGGTCGCCGCCGCTCTGCTGCAGCTGCAGCTGCCGGAGGCGGAAACCCTGGGCATCATGCTGGTGATCACCCTGCTGGCGTACCTGGTTTCGCGTAAAAACTACGGGCTGGCGGTGATCGGCTTCACCATCACTGCGGTGTACACCCTGCAGCTGCTGGCGCTAAACGGCACCCATTTCCTGGTGCCGCGCCTGGTCGATACGCTGATTGGCTGCGTGCTGGTGTTTGGCGGCACCATTTGGCTGTGGCCACAGTGGCAAAGCGGCCTGCTGCGCAAGAACGCCCATCAGGCGCTGGAGAACGATCAACACGCGCTGCGGCTGATGCTGGAAGAACAGGAACCGGACCCCGCCGGGTTGGCCTATGCGCGCATGCAGGTGAATCAGGCGCATAACGCGCTGTATACCTCGCTCAATCAGGCGATGCAGGAGCCGGGCTTCGCCTCGGACTATCTGGCGGATATGCGGCTGTGGGTGACGCACAGCCAGTTTATCGTCGAACATCTTAACGCCATGACCATTTTGGCGCGCGAACACTATATGCTGACGCCGAAGCTGGCGGAGACGTATTTGCAAACCTGCGAGATCGCGCTGCAAAGCTGCCAGCAGCGGCTGGAGTATGACGGGCCGAGCGGCAACAGCGGCATCATGCAGCCGCCGGATCTGCACCCGGATATGCCGATCACCGAGATGGAGCGCCACCTGCGGCGCATCCTTTCGCACCTGAGCGTAATGCATACCATTTCGTCGCTGGCCTGGAGCCAACGCCCGCATCACGGCATCTGGCTGAAGCGCAAACTGCGCGATCGATAA
- a CDS encoding hydrolase, translated as MHESFRPLTGASNPHLQTLLPRLVRRRVLLKPHWQRLELPDGDFVDLAWSEDPAQAADKPRVVLFHGLEGNFYSPYAHGLLNAWREKGWLGVVMHFRGCSGVPNRKQRIYHSGETEDARFFLQWLRATYGTAPTAAVGVSLGGNMLACYLAQQGADSLLQAAVVVSAPLMLEPCSLRMDQGFSRVYQYYLLGQLKQNATRKLLHYPDTLPLKLPQLNRLRRIREFDDAITSRIHGFSDATDYYRRCSALPLLPAIQTPLLIIHAKDDPFMTDEVIPEVASLPRNIQYQLTEFGGHVGFVGGTLKKPQMWLEYRIPSWLSPYLDTET; from the coding sequence ATGCATGAATCTTTTCGCCCCCTGACCGGGGCCAGTAATCCGCACCTGCAAACGCTGTTGCCGCGTCTGGTACGCCGCCGCGTGTTGTTAAAACCGCACTGGCAGCGGCTGGAATTGCCCGACGGCGATTTTGTCGATCTCGCCTGGAGCGAAGACCCCGCGCAGGCCGCCGACAAACCGCGCGTGGTGCTGTTCCACGGCCTGGAAGGCAACTTCTACAGCCCCTACGCTCACGGCCTGCTCAACGCCTGGCGCGAAAAAGGCTGGCTCGGCGTGGTGATGCATTTTCGCGGCTGCAGCGGCGTGCCCAACCGCAAGCAACGCATCTACCACTCCGGTGAAACCGAAGACGCCCGCTTCTTCCTGCAGTGGCTGCGCGCCACTTACGGTACGGCGCCGACCGCGGCGGTGGGCGTTTCGCTCGGCGGCAACATGCTGGCCTGTTACCTGGCCCAGCAGGGCGCCGACAGCCTGCTGCAGGCGGCGGTGGTGGTTTCGGCGCCGCTGATGCTGGAGCCCTGCTCGTTGCGTATGGATCAGGGATTTTCCCGCGTTTATCAATACTACCTGCTGGGGCAGCTAAAACAGAACGCCACCCGCAAACTGCTGCACTACCCGGACACCCTGCCGCTCAAGCTGCCGCAGCTCAACCGCCTGCGGCGCATCCGCGAGTTCGACGACGCCATCACCTCGCGCATCCATGGCTTCAGCGACGCCACCGATTATTACCGGCGCTGCAGCGCGCTGCCGCTGCTGCCGGCGATCCAAACGCCGCTGCTGATCATCCATGCGAAGGACGATCCCTTCATGACCGATGAAGTGATCCCCGAAGTCGCCAGCCTGCCGCGTAACATCCAATATCAGCTGACCGAGTTCGGCGGCCACGTCGGCTTCGTCGGCGGCACGCTGAAAAAACCGCAAATGTGGCTGGAATACCGCATTCCATCCTGGCTATCCCCTTATCTGGACACCGAGACGTGA
- the crp gene encoding cAMP-activated global transcriptional regulator CRP gives MVLGKPQTDPTLEWFLSHCHIHKYPSKSTLIHQGEKAETLYYIVKGSVAVLIKDEEGKEMILSYLNQGDFIGELGLFEEGQERSAWVRAKTACEVAEISYKKFRQLIQVNPDILMRLSAQMANRLQVTSEKVGNLAFLDVTGRIAQTLLNLAKQPDAMTHPDGMQIKITRQEIGQIVGCSRETVGRILKMLEDQNLISAHGKTIVVYGTR, from the coding sequence ATGGTTCTCGGCAAACCGCAAACAGACCCTACTCTCGAATGGTTCCTGTCTCATTGCCATATCCACAAATATCCATCGAAGAGTACGCTGATTCACCAAGGTGAAAAGGCCGAAACGCTTTACTACATCGTGAAAGGCTCCGTCGCGGTGCTGATCAAGGATGAAGAAGGTAAAGAGATGATCCTGTCCTACCTGAACCAGGGGGACTTCATCGGCGAGCTCGGATTGTTTGAAGAAGGCCAGGAGCGCAGCGCCTGGGTTCGGGCGAAAACCGCCTGCGAAGTGGCTGAAATTTCCTATAAGAAATTCCGTCAGCTGATCCAGGTCAACCCGGACATCCTGATGCGCCTGTCCGCCCAGATGGCGAACCGCCTGCAGGTCACCTCCGAGAAAGTGGGCAACCTCGCCTTCCTGGACGTTACCGGCCGCATTGCGCAAACCCTGCTGAACCTGGCGAAACAGCCTGATGCCATGACCCACCCGGACGGCATGCAGATCAAGATCACCCGCCAGGAAATCGGCCAGATCGTCGGCTGCTCGCGTGAAACCGTTGGCCGTATTCTAAAAATGCTGGAAGATCAAAACCTGATTTCCGCCCACGGCAAAACCATTGTCGTCTACGGCACCCGCTAA